In a genomic window of Rhinolophus ferrumequinum isolate MPI-CBG mRhiFer1 chromosome 2, mRhiFer1_v1.p, whole genome shotgun sequence:
- the ZBTB21 gene encoding zinc finger and BTB domain-containing protein 21 isoform X1, whose translation MEGLLHYINPAHAISLLSALNEERLKGQLCDVLLIVGDQKFRAHKNVLAASSEYFQSLFTNKENESQSVFQLDFCEPDAFDNVLNYIYSSSLFVEKGSLAAVQELGYSLGISFLTNIVSKTPQAPIPVCPNRKKIFIEHDENSSQKRSVIVCQSRNEAQGKTVSQNPPDTSHAPRPSPSIAVKTSTSKPHVPKAVEPLHSLSLTEKSWPKDGPVGYVKALEHSVALDDPSRSSQVKRNAALPSAPLQDREAADDKPGASAQLPKGKAIELALKRPRPPVLSLRSSSETPYLLKETSRGSGPGEDRNLLYYSKLGLVIPSSGSAAATQSIDRSGPLVKSLLRRSLSMDSQVPVYSSSLDLKSSQGPSSVPGDAPGTAFCALSQKSSLKDCGEKPVLDERPPAAQPHRLRSLSASQPVEREGAEVRIKTEPRSPLADPSDIIRVTVGDATAASSGTRDLSLKAEDDQKDMSRLPAKRRFQADRRLPFKKLKVDEHGSPVSEDNFEGGSSPPLLHADFPDSDLNKEEFGELEGTRSNKKFKCKHCLKIFRSTAGLHRHINMYHNPEKPYACDICHKRFHTNFKVWTHCQTQHGIVKNPSPASSSHAVLDEKFQRKLIDIVREREIKKALIIKLRRSKPGFQGQSSSQAQAIKRNLRSRAKGAYICSYCGKAYRFLSQFKQHIKMHPGEKPLGGHKAAKPREHAALGPVEKEVFQCRLCNAKLSSLLEQGSHERLCRSATVCPYCSLRFFSPELKHEHESRCEYKKLTCLECMRTFKSSFSIWRHQVEVHNQNSMAPAENLSLPGLDHNGELTGSSRPQAEPPKANHVGTAKDDTACSSDCSEQVNFDSEDSSCLPEDLSLSKPLKIQVKEEPVEEAEVEAPEASAAPKGAAPSKDPGLWPCEKCGKTFTVPKQLERHQELLCSVKPFICHVCNKAFRTNFRLWSHFQSHMSQATEDAAPKDSDVRPVPTNSPSPPPLPPPPPLPKIQPLEPDSPTGLSENTAPTTERLFVPQESDTLFYHAPPLSAITFKRQFMCKLCHRTFKTAFSLWSHEQTHN comes from the coding sequence ATGGAGGGGTTACTGCATTACATCAACCCGGCACATGCCATTTCTCTCCTGAGTGCGCTCAACGAGGAGCGTCTCAAAGGCCAGCTGTGTGACGTGCTTCTGATCGTTGGAGACCAAAAATTCCGAGCTCATAAAAATGTCCTGGCTGCCAGCAGTGAATACTTCCAGAGCTTattcacaaataaggaaaatgagtcCCAGTCTGTATTTCAGCTTGACTTTTGTGAACCAGATGCTTTTGATAATGTTTTGAACTACATTTATTCTTCATCTTTGTTTGTCGAGAAAGGCAGCCTTGCGGCTGTGCAAGAACTAGGATACAGCCTGGGGATTTCCTTTTTGACGAACATTGTTTCTAAGACCCCTCAAGCCCCCATTCCAGTGTgtcccaacagaaaaaaaatattcatagaacATGATGAGAACAGTTCTCAAAAGAGAAGTGTCATCGTCTGTCAAAGTAGAAACGAAGCACAAGGAAAAACCGTCAGTCAGAACCCACCCGATACCAGCCACGCTCCCCGGCCCTCCCCTAGCATTGCGGTCAAGACCAGCACCAGTAAGCCACATGTTCCAAAGGCAGTGGAACCACTGCACAGTCTGTCACTGACCGAAAAGAGTTGGCCCAAAGATGGTCCTGTGGGCTACGTGAAGGCCCTTGAGCATTCTGTAGCTTTGGACGACCCCAGCAGAAGCAGTCAGGTGAAAAGGAATGCCGCGCTGCCTTCCGCACCGCTGCAGGACAGAGAGGCAGCGGATGACAAACCAGGCGCCAGCGCTCAGCTTCCCAAAGGAAAAGCCATAGAGCTGGCTTTGAAGCGGCCGCGGCCACCTGTCTTGTCTCTTCGCAGCTCCTCGGAGACGCCCTATCTGTTGAAAGAAACCAGCCGAGGCAGTGGGCCGGGCGAGGATAGGAACTTGCTGTACTACTCGAAGTTGGGCTTGGTGATCCCGTCCAGCGGGTCTGCTGCTGCGACCCAGAGCATCGACAGAAGCGGCCCGCTCGTGAAGAGCCTCCTCCGGCGGTCACTGTCGATGGACAGCCAGGTCCCTGTCTACTCGTCCTCGCTAGATTTGAAATCTTCCCAGGGGCCCTCCTCAGTGCCGGGGGATGCACCCGGGACTGCGTTTTGTGCTTTGTCTCAAAAGTCATCTTTAAAAGACTGTGGTGAGAAGCCAGTCCTGGACGAGCGGCCTCCAGCCGCGCAGCCGCACCGCCTCAGGTCCTTGAGTGCATCTCAGCCCGTGGAGAGGGAGGGCGCCGAGGTGCGAATCAAGACGGAGCCCCGCAGCCCACTGGCGGACCCCTCCGACATCATCCGCGTCACGGTGGGAGACGCCACGGCCGCGTCCTCCGGCACGAGAGACCTTTCTCTGAAAGCAGAAGACGACCAGAAAGACATGAGCAGACTCCCGGCCAAAAGGCGGTTCCAGGCAGACAGAAGGCTGCCGTTTAAGAAGCTAAAGGTGGACGAGCACGGCTCCCCGGTGTCGGAAGATAACTTTGAGGGCGGCTCGAGCCCTCCTCTCCTCCATGCGGACTTTCCAGACTCTGACTTGAATAAGGAGGAATTTGGTGAGTTGGAGGGCACAAGatcaaacaaaaagtttaaatgcAAACATTGCCTTAAGATCTTTAGATCAACAGCGGGTCTTCACCGGCACATTAACATGTACCATAATCCAGAAAAGCCCTATGCCTGTGACATCTGTCACAAACGGTTTCACACAAACTTCAAAGTGTGGACCCACTGTCAGACCCAGCACGGCATCGTGAAGAATCCGTCACCGGCCTCTAGTTCACATGCCGTTTTGGATGAAAAATTCCAGAGAAAGCTGATTGAcatagtgagagagagagagattaagaagGCCCTGATCATTAAATTGAGGCGCAGCAAGCCCGGTTTTCAGGGCCAGAGTAGCTCCCAAGCCCAAGCCATCAAGAGGAACTTGCGATCGCGAGCCAAAGGAGCGTACATTTGTTCGTACTGTGGCAAAGCCTATCGCTTTCTCTCGCAGTTCAAACAGCACATAAAAATGCACCCGGGAGAGAAGCCCCTTGGAGGACACAAGGCCGCGAAGCCGAGAGAGCACGCTGCCCTGGGCCCGGTAGAGAAGGAGGTTTTCCAGTGCCGCCTCTGTAACGCTAAGCTCTCTTCTCTCCTAGAGCAAGGAAGCCACGAGCGACTGTGCCGCAGCGCAACCGTGTGCCCTTACTGCAGCCTCAGGTTTTTCTCGCCCGAGCTCAAGCACGAGCACGAGAGCAGGTGTGAGTACAAGAAGCTGACGTGCCTGGAGTGCATGCGCACGTTCAAGTCGTCCTTCAGCATCTGGCGACACCAGGTCGAGGTCCACAACCAGAACTCCATGGCGCCGGCCGAAAACCTCTCCCTGCCCGGCCTGGACCACAACGGGGAGCTCACGGGCTCCTCCAGGCCCCAGGCCGAGCCCCCGAAGGCCAACCACGTGGGCACGGCCAAAGACGACACGGCGTGCAGCAGCGACTGCTCGGAGCAGGTGAACTTCGACTCGGAAGATTCCTCCTGTCTCCCCGAGGACCTCAGCCTTTCGAAGCCCCTCAAAATCCAAGTGAAAGAGGAGCCTGTGGAGGAGGCCGAGGTGGAGGCGCCTGAGGCCAGCGCCGCCCCCAAAGGAGCCGCGCCCAGCAAGGACCCCGGCCTGTGGCCCTGCGAGAAGTGCGGCAAGACGTTCACGGTGCCCAAGCAGCTGGAGCGGCACCAGGAGCTGCTGTGCTCCGTGAAGCCCTTCATCTGCCACGTTTGCAACAAAGCGTTTCGCACCAACTTTCGGCTCTGGAGTCACTTCCAGTCCCACATGTCTCAGGCTACGGAGGACGCGGCGCCCAAGGATTCGGATGTGCGCCCCGTCCCCACAAACTCGCCGTCCCCGCCGCCTCTGCCCCCGCCACCCCCGCTGCCCAAGATCCAGCCGCTGGAGCCCGACAGCCCCACGGGCCTGTCTGAGAACACGGCCCCCACCACGGAGAGGTTGTTTGTGCCCCAGGAATCGGACACGCTCTTTTACCACGCCCCGCCCCTCTCGGCCATCACATTTAAGAGACAGTTCATGTGTAAACTTTGCCACAGGACCTTCAAGACCGCCTTTAGTCTTTGGAGTCACGAACAGACCCACAATTAG
- the ZBTB21 gene encoding zinc finger and BTB domain-containing protein 21 isoform X2 — protein sequence MEGLLHYINPAHAISLLSALNEERLKGQLCDVLLIVGDQKFRAHKNVLAASSEYFQSLFTNKENESQSVFQLDFCEPDAFDNVLNYIYSSSLFVEKGSLAAVQELGYSLGISFLTNIVSKTPQAPIPVCPNRKKIFIEHDENSSQKRSVIVCQSRNEAQGKTVSQNPPDTSHAPRPSPSIAVKTSTSKPHVPKAVEPLHSLSLTEKSWPKDGPVGYVKALEHSVALDDPSRSSQVKRNAALPSAPLQDREAADDKPGASAQLPKGKAIELALKRPRPPVLSLRSSSETPYLLKETSRGSGPGEDRNLLYYSKLGLVIPSSGSAAATQSIDRSGPLVKSLLRRSLSMDSQVPVYSSSLDLKSSQGPSSVPGDAPGTAFCALSQKSSLKDCGEKPVLDERPPAAQPHRLRSLSASQPVEREGAEVRIKTEPRSPLADPSDIIRVTVGDATAASSGTRDLSLKAEDDQKDMSRLPAKRRFQADRRLPFKKLKVDEHGSPVSEDNFEGGSSPPLLHADFPDSDLNKEEFEQGSHERLCRSATVCPYCSLRFFSPELKHEHESRCEYKKLTCLECMRTFKSSFSIWRHQVEVHNQNSMAPAENLSLPGLDHNGELTGSSRPQAEPPKANHVGTAKDDTACSSDCSEQVNFDSEDSSCLPEDLSLSKPLKIQVKEEPVEEAEVEAPEASAAPKGAAPSKDPGLWPCEKCGKTFTVPKQLERHQELLCSVKPFICHVCNKAFRTNFRLWSHFQSHMSQATEDAAPKDSDVRPVPTNSPSPPPLPPPPPLPKIQPLEPDSPTGLSENTAPTTERLFVPQESDTLFYHAPPLSAITFKRQFMCKLCHRTFKTAFSLWSHEQTHN from the exons ATGGAGGGGTTACTGCATTACATCAACCCGGCACATGCCATTTCTCTCCTGAGTGCGCTCAACGAGGAGCGTCTCAAAGGCCAGCTGTGTGACGTGCTTCTGATCGTTGGAGACCAAAAATTCCGAGCTCATAAAAATGTCCTGGCTGCCAGCAGTGAATACTTCCAGAGCTTattcacaaataaggaaaatgagtcCCAGTCTGTATTTCAGCTTGACTTTTGTGAACCAGATGCTTTTGATAATGTTTTGAACTACATTTATTCTTCATCTTTGTTTGTCGAGAAAGGCAGCCTTGCGGCTGTGCAAGAACTAGGATACAGCCTGGGGATTTCCTTTTTGACGAACATTGTTTCTAAGACCCCTCAAGCCCCCATTCCAGTGTgtcccaacagaaaaaaaatattcatagaacATGATGAGAACAGTTCTCAAAAGAGAAGTGTCATCGTCTGTCAAAGTAGAAACGAAGCACAAGGAAAAACCGTCAGTCAGAACCCACCCGATACCAGCCACGCTCCCCGGCCCTCCCCTAGCATTGCGGTCAAGACCAGCACCAGTAAGCCACATGTTCCAAAGGCAGTGGAACCACTGCACAGTCTGTCACTGACCGAAAAGAGTTGGCCCAAAGATGGTCCTGTGGGCTACGTGAAGGCCCTTGAGCATTCTGTAGCTTTGGACGACCCCAGCAGAAGCAGTCAGGTGAAAAGGAATGCCGCGCTGCCTTCCGCACCGCTGCAGGACAGAGAGGCAGCGGATGACAAACCAGGCGCCAGCGCTCAGCTTCCCAAAGGAAAAGCCATAGAGCTGGCTTTGAAGCGGCCGCGGCCACCTGTCTTGTCTCTTCGCAGCTCCTCGGAGACGCCCTATCTGTTGAAAGAAACCAGCCGAGGCAGTGGGCCGGGCGAGGATAGGAACTTGCTGTACTACTCGAAGTTGGGCTTGGTGATCCCGTCCAGCGGGTCTGCTGCTGCGACCCAGAGCATCGACAGAAGCGGCCCGCTCGTGAAGAGCCTCCTCCGGCGGTCACTGTCGATGGACAGCCAGGTCCCTGTCTACTCGTCCTCGCTAGATTTGAAATCTTCCCAGGGGCCCTCCTCAGTGCCGGGGGATGCACCCGGGACTGCGTTTTGTGCTTTGTCTCAAAAGTCATCTTTAAAAGACTGTGGTGAGAAGCCAGTCCTGGACGAGCGGCCTCCAGCCGCGCAGCCGCACCGCCTCAGGTCCTTGAGTGCATCTCAGCCCGTGGAGAGGGAGGGCGCCGAGGTGCGAATCAAGACGGAGCCCCGCAGCCCACTGGCGGACCCCTCCGACATCATCCGCGTCACGGTGGGAGACGCCACGGCCGCGTCCTCCGGCACGAGAGACCTTTCTCTGAAAGCAGAAGACGACCAGAAAGACATGAGCAGACTCCCGGCCAAAAGGCGGTTCCAGGCAGACAGAAGGCTGCCGTTTAAGAAGCTAAAGGTGGACGAGCACGGCTCCCCGGTGTCGGAAGATAACTTTGAGGGCGGCTCGAGCCCTCCTCTCCTCCATGCGGACTTTCCAGACTCTGACTTGAATAAGGAGGAATTTG AGCAAGGAAGCCACGAGCGACTGTGCCGCAGCGCAACCGTGTGCCCTTACTGCAGCCTCAGGTTTTTCTCGCCCGAGCTCAAGCACGAGCACGAGAGCAGGTGTGAGTACAAGAAGCTGACGTGCCTGGAGTGCATGCGCACGTTCAAGTCGTCCTTCAGCATCTGGCGACACCAGGTCGAGGTCCACAACCAGAACTCCATGGCGCCGGCCGAAAACCTCTCCCTGCCCGGCCTGGACCACAACGGGGAGCTCACGGGCTCCTCCAGGCCCCAGGCCGAGCCCCCGAAGGCCAACCACGTGGGCACGGCCAAAGACGACACGGCGTGCAGCAGCGACTGCTCGGAGCAGGTGAACTTCGACTCGGAAGATTCCTCCTGTCTCCCCGAGGACCTCAGCCTTTCGAAGCCCCTCAAAATCCAAGTGAAAGAGGAGCCTGTGGAGGAGGCCGAGGTGGAGGCGCCTGAGGCCAGCGCCGCCCCCAAAGGAGCCGCGCCCAGCAAGGACCCCGGCCTGTGGCCCTGCGAGAAGTGCGGCAAGACGTTCACGGTGCCCAAGCAGCTGGAGCGGCACCAGGAGCTGCTGTGCTCCGTGAAGCCCTTCATCTGCCACGTTTGCAACAAAGCGTTTCGCACCAACTTTCGGCTCTGGAGTCACTTCCAGTCCCACATGTCTCAGGCTACGGAGGACGCGGCGCCCAAGGATTCGGATGTGCGCCCCGTCCCCACAAACTCGCCGTCCCCGCCGCCTCTGCCCCCGCCACCCCCGCTGCCCAAGATCCAGCCGCTGGAGCCCGACAGCCCCACGGGCCTGTCTGAGAACACGGCCCCCACCACGGAGAGGTTGTTTGTGCCCCAGGAATCGGACACGCTCTTTTACCACGCCCCGCCCCTCTCGGCCATCACATTTAAGAGACAGTTCATGTGTAAACTTTGCCACAGGACCTTCAAGACCGCCTTTAGTCTTTGGAGTCACGAACAGACCCACAATTAG